A genomic region of Candidatus Bathyarchaeota archaeon contains the following coding sequences:
- a CDS encoding radical SAM protein translates to MTSIIEETTFETYSTSVCPECLKRVPMRIYEENNVIYLEKTCPEHGKFEDIYWGDAELFKWFYKGWYSAKYGGVGLENPHTKPAKGCPYDCGLCTQHRSHTVLGIIDVTNRCNMACPVCFAYAGAVNYVYEPSYEQLVDMIKLLRNNKPWACNSLQFSGGEPTLRNDLPALIAEAKKAGIRHVEVNTNGLRLAEDTDYFKKLLDAGLSTLYLQFDGLKEEIYKKTRGRTDVVQVKQKVVENARKVGLDSIVLVVTLAKEVNDKDLGEIIRYAVENHDVIRCVNIQPISMAGRARKDEMRKMRITVPDAIKLIEEQTNGTITRWDWRPVNWPVPISRGMEIIKNRVYPEFTMHPMCGAATFIVVEDDGSYKPITQYLDVDKFAEVFWDIHYSGVKGKRTMAKMKMLELLPMVKSSLVRGLIKDVVTKGSYEALGKFMRRIVMIGIMHFMDIWNFDLDRVQKCVIHYATPDGKIRPFCTYNSFHRTSVEKQFAISANEWVAKTGKKLNEPV, encoded by the coding sequence ATGACATCAATAATTGAAGAGACAACATTCGAAACTTACTCAACGAGCGTCTGCCCAGAATGCCTAAAAAGAGTCCCCATGAGAATTTACGAGGAAAATAATGTAATTTATCTCGAAAAAACTTGCCCTGAACACGGAAAGTTTGAGGATATCTATTGGGGAGACGCTGAGCTTTTCAAGTGGTTTTACAAGGGCTGGTATAGCGCAAAATATGGCGGAGTTGGATTAGAGAACCCTCACACAAAACCTGCCAAGGGTTGCCCCTACGACTGCGGATTATGCACTCAGCACAGATCCCACACTGTTTTAGGCATAATAGACGTCACAAACAGATGTAATATGGCTTGCCCAGTCTGTTTTGCATATGCAGGAGCGGTAAACTACGTTTATGAACCAAGCTACGAGCAACTGGTGGACATGATTAAACTTCTTAGAAACAATAAGCCTTGGGCCTGTAACTCGCTTCAGTTCAGCGGGGGAGAACCAACATTAAGGAACGATTTGCCAGCGCTTATCGCGGAAGCAAAAAAGGCTGGAATACGCCACGTAGAAGTTAACACCAACGGCTTGCGCCTCGCAGAAGACACAGACTATTTCAAAAAGCTTTTAGATGCTGGTTTAAGCACACTGTACCTTCAGTTTGACGGCTTGAAGGAGGAAATTTACAAGAAAACAAGAGGCAGAACAGACGTTGTCCAAGTAAAACAAAAAGTTGTGGAAAACGCCAGAAAAGTTGGCTTAGATTCAATAGTCCTCGTTGTCACACTTGCAAAAGAAGTGAACGACAAAGACTTGGGAGAAATAATCCGCTACGCTGTAGAAAACCATGACGTTATTAGATGCGTGAACATTCAACCAATCTCTATGGCTGGAAGAGCCCGGAAGGATGAAATGCGAAAAATGCGCATAACAGTACCCGACGCTATAAAACTGATAGAGGAGCAGACAAACGGAACCATAACCCGTTGGGACTGGCGCCCCGTTAACTGGCCTGTACCAATATCAAGAGGTATGGAGATTATTAAAAACCGCGTTTACCCAGAGTTTACAATGCACCCCATGTGCGGGGCTGCAACCTTCATAGTTGTTGAGGATGATGGTTCCTACAAACCTATCACCCAGTATTTAGATGTAGACAAGTTTGCAGAAGTCTTTTGGGACATCCACTACTCTGGCGTAAAGGGCAAGAGAACCATGGCGAAAATGAAAATGTTAGAGTTACTGCCCATGGTGAAATCCTCACTGGTTAGAGGCTTAATTAAAGACGTCGTAACTAAAGGCAGCTATGAGGCACTTGGAAAATTCATGCGGAGAATTGTGATGATAGGAATCATGCATTTCATGGACATTTGGAACTTCGACTTAGACAGAGTTCAAAAATGCGTCATTCACTATGCAACACCAGACGGAAAAATTAGACCATTCTGCACCTACAACAGCTTCCACAGAACCAGCGTGGAAAAGCAATTCGCCATATCAGCCAACGAATGGGTTGCAAAAACAGGTAAAAAGCTGAACGAGCCGGTATAA
- a CDS encoding TrmB family transcriptional regulator, which translates to MNFFLKKVGLTDYEVNAYLTLLEKGALTARQISYGAQIPPSKVYQVLNSLEKKGWIEVSRKRPSKYFPKSPETALKTAKAILDDEWLQIEKVVSDKLTPLYEKIEAKEKYDIWILRGSSNIASKFKEMAKNCREELLVALPYVKEDFLLEFYQLFHSFFGEKIQVRVMVSKELSANVLRILSKVGEVRFKDKMFGGGAISDSREVLLLFSDGKGETTAIWSDHPGLAGLAKDYFNYLWKEAEVNLKIHHDNYV; encoded by the coding sequence GTGAACTTTTTTCTTAAAAAAGTCGGATTAACCGATTATGAGGTGAATGCTTACTTAACACTTTTGGAGAAAGGCGCCTTAACAGCCAGACAAATAAGTTATGGAGCACAAATACCCCCCTCAAAAGTGTATCAGGTCTTAAATAGCTTGGAAAAGAAGGGATGGATAGAAGTTTCGAGGAAAAGGCCGAGCAAATATTTTCCAAAGTCGCCTGAAACAGCCCTAAAAACGGCTAAAGCAATTTTAGATGATGAATGGTTACAAATTGAAAAAGTCGTGTCAGATAAGTTGACACCGCTCTACGAAAAGATTGAAGCCAAGGAAAAATATGACATCTGGATTCTGAGAGGGTCGTCGAACATAGCTTCTAAGTTTAAGGAGATGGCTAAAAACTGTCGGGAAGAGTTGCTGGTGGCGCTTCCATACGTTAAAGAGGATTTTCTTTTAGAATTTTACCAGTTGTTTCATTCCTTTTTCGGAGAGAAAATTCAAGTGCGGGTTATGGTTTCGAAGGAGTTAAGCGCAAATGTCCTTAGAATCCTTTCAAAAGTTGGTGAAGTAAGATTCAAGGACAAAATGTTCGGCGGCGGAGCCATATCCGACAGTCGTGAAGTTCTGCTTCTCTTCAGCGATGGAAAAGGGGAAACAACTGCCATATGGTCAGATCATCCGGGTCTGGCTGGACTAGCTAAGGACTATTTTAACTATTTGTGGAAGGAAGCTGAGGTGAACCTTAAAATTCACCATGACAATTATGTTTAA